One Paenibacillus riograndensis SBR5 DNA segment encodes these proteins:
- a CDS encoding alpha-glycosidase, translating into MLLEAMYHVPRDKWAYAYDAKTIHLRVRTKRDDVDCVVALTGDKYNWQDTSYDIMMDKAASDDKFDYWEAAVRPKYKRLSYTFRVSKGNESVYLLDNGIQTEYPAPPNHYYEFPYIHQIDLFQVPNWAKDAVFYQIMTERFANGDPANDPEGTEPWGGTPKLDNFFGGDLQGVLDHLDDLQELGINAIYFTPLFVSPSNHKYDIVDYKRVDPHFGDNELLKTVIEECHLRGIRVMLDAVFNHCSDKFPPFQDVLEKGEYSVYKDWFHVNSFPAEIVGGIPTYDTFGFFGNMPKFNTANHEVKTYLLEVAEYWIREIKADGWRLDVANEVDHHFWRDFRKVVKAANPEAYIVGEVWSDSLTWLLGDQFDSVMNYPFSGTVLEFFNGGMDGITFGHRIGALLMRYPQQTNEVVFNMLGSHDTPRLLTVVGEDKRRLKLAVVFLFTFMGTPCIYYGDEIGLTGHEDPDCRKCMEWDEASQDRELYDFYKMMIALRKHNKALREGRFRILQACENDPCIVYERADDVIHFTVWMNNSPEPRILSHPMETDDWQDALTGDPVAPEDGMMHISLDPYGYRILSRDLG; encoded by the coding sequence ATGCTTTTGGAAGCTATGTACCACGTTCCCCGTGACAAATGGGCTTATGCCTACGATGCAAAGACTATACATCTGCGTGTTCGCACCAAACGGGATGATGTGGACTGTGTCGTCGCGCTCACCGGGGATAAATACAATTGGCAAGACACCTCATACGATATCATGATGGACAAAGCGGCTTCGGACGACAAGTTCGATTACTGGGAGGCTGCGGTCCGGCCCAAATATAAACGCCTCAGCTACACCTTCCGTGTGAGCAAAGGCAATGAAAGTGTATATCTGCTGGACAACGGTATCCAGACGGAATATCCGGCTCCCCCCAACCATTACTATGAGTTCCCCTACATACACCAAATCGATTTGTTCCAGGTGCCGAACTGGGCCAAGGATGCGGTGTTCTACCAGATCATGACGGAGCGGTTCGCCAACGGCGATCCGGCGAATGACCCGGAGGGGACGGAGCCATGGGGCGGAACGCCGAAGCTGGATAATTTTTTTGGCGGAGATCTGCAAGGCGTGCTGGACCATTTGGACGATCTGCAGGAGCTCGGGATCAATGCCATTTATTTTACCCCGCTGTTCGTCTCCCCTTCCAACCATAAATACGATATCGTGGATTATAAAAGAGTCGATCCCCATTTTGGCGATAATGAGCTGCTCAAAACCGTTATCGAGGAATGCCACTTAAGAGGAATCCGCGTGATGCTGGACGCCGTGTTCAATCATTGCAGCGACAAGTTTCCGCCATTTCAGGATGTTCTGGAGAAGGGAGAGTACTCTGTATATAAGGACTGGTTCCATGTCAACTCCTTTCCAGCCGAAATTGTCGGCGGTATTCCTACGTATGACACCTTCGGTTTTTTTGGCAATATGCCGAAGTTCAACACCGCCAATCATGAGGTAAAAACCTACCTGCTGGAGGTGGCCGAATACTGGATCAGGGAAATCAAGGCGGACGGCTGGCGGCTGGACGTTGCCAATGAGGTAGATCACCATTTCTGGCGCGATTTCCGCAAGGTGGTCAAAGCAGCCAATCCGGAAGCCTATATTGTGGGTGAAGTATGGAGTGATTCCTTAACCTGGCTGCTGGGCGACCAGTTCGATTCCGTGATGAATTATCCTTTTTCCGGGACCGTATTGGAATTCTTTAACGGAGGGATGGATGGCATTACCTTCGGACACCGGATCGGCGCCCTGCTCATGCGTTATCCGCAGCAGACCAATGAAGTGGTCTTCAATATGCTGGGCAGCCATGATACCCCCCGGCTGTTGACGGTGGTGGGTGAAGACAAGCGGAGGCTTAAGCTGGCTGTTGTTTTTCTTTTTACTTTTATGGGGACTCCTTGTATTTATTATGGTGATGAAATCGGCCTGACAGGCCATGAAGATCCCGATTGCCGCAAGTGTATGGAATGGGATGAAGCAAGCCAGGACCGCGAGCTGTATGACTTCTATAAGATGATGATTGCCCTGCGCAAGCACAACAAAGCGCTGCGTGAAGGCCGCTTCCGTATTCTGCAGGCCTGTGAGAATGATCCGTGCATCGTCTATGAGCGTGCGGATGATGTGATTCATTTTACGGTGTGGATGAATAATTCGCCGGAGCCCCGCATCCTCAGCCACCCGATGGAAACGGATGATTGGCAGGATGCCTTGACCGGAGACCCGGTTGCACCCGAAGACGGGATGATGCATATCTCGCTCGACCCGTACGGATACCGGATTCTCAGCCGGGACCTGGGTTAA
- a CDS encoding MFS transporter yields the protein MPDSTAATVTQSSKLNYFILITVIIAAGLSQGLLLPVLSILLEQKGISSSLNGLNAAALYVGSFAMTLVAERILSRIGFKQLIAAGISLVLVSLILFPLLPGVKAWFLLRLLVGAGDSAINYAAQLWVLLMTPAAHRGRNLSLYGMSYGLGFSLGPLGISLLRFGQAAPFAAIALLFLLVLLLVLLKLPDSRPDKAEHGEGQARRFVRSYSLAWYALIPALLYGYMEASLNSNFPVYGLRIGFSANEIAALLPFAGIGGLLLQMPLGIWSDRYGRKKILIVSGVGGGLAFALLPLAEDRFLWTLVLLMAAGGLVGSFFSLGLSYAADILPRNLLPAANVVSSFHYSIGSITGPGLGGLLLQFGWGGGVFLLMGILYILFGLAGLLFSPRQTI from the coding sequence GTGCCAGATAGTACCGCTGCAACTGTGACTCAAAGCAGTAAACTGAATTACTTCATTCTGATTACCGTTATTATTGCCGCGGGGCTCAGCCAAGGCTTGCTGCTTCCGGTATTATCCATTCTTCTGGAGCAAAAGGGGATTTCGTCCTCGCTTAACGGCTTGAATGCCGCCGCACTGTACGTAGGCTCCTTCGCGATGACGCTGGTGGCGGAACGGATTCTCAGCAGGATCGGTTTTAAACAATTGATCGCAGCCGGAATTAGCCTTGTACTGGTATCGCTCATTTTATTTCCGCTGCTTCCTGGAGTCAAAGCCTGGTTCCTGCTGCGCCTGCTCGTTGGCGCGGGGGATTCGGCCATCAATTATGCTGCCCAGCTCTGGGTGCTGCTGATGACGCCTGCCGCGCACCGTGGCCGCAATCTCTCCCTGTACGGGATGTCGTACGGGCTTGGCTTCAGTCTAGGGCCGCTTGGCATAAGCCTGCTCCGGTTCGGGCAGGCGGCGCCATTTGCGGCCATTGCACTGCTGTTTCTCCTCGTGCTGCTCCTCGTCTTGCTCAAGCTCCCGGATTCCCGTCCGGACAAGGCAGAGCATGGGGAGGGCCAGGCCCGCCGCTTTGTCCGCAGCTACAGTCTGGCATGGTATGCGCTGATCCCGGCTCTTTTATACGGGTATATGGAAGCAAGCCTGAACAGCAACTTCCCGGTATACGGTCTGCGCATCGGCTTCAGTGCCAATGAGATCGCAGCGCTGCTGCCGTTCGCAGGGATTGGCGGACTGCTGCTGCAGATGCCGTTAGGCATATGGAGCGACCGCTACGGCCGAAAGAAAATTCTGATTGTCTCCGGGGTGGGCGGAGGTTTGGCGTTTGCGCTGCTGCCGCTGGCGGAAGACCGGTTCCTGTGGACCCTGGTTTTGCTCATGGCAGCCGGCGGGCTTGTAGGCTCTTTTTTCTCGCTCGGACTCAGCTATGCTGCAGATATCCTGCCGCGTAACCTGCTGCCTGCCGCCAATGTAGTTTCTTCTTTTCACTACAGCATCGGCAGTATTACCGGACCGGGCCTCGGCGGCCTGCTCCTGCAATTCGGCTGGGGCGGCGGGGTTTTTCTGCTAATGGGAATTTTATATATTTTGTTCGGCCTGGCCGGGTTATTATTCTCGCCACGGCAGACGATTTGA
- a CDS encoding phosphonate ABC transporter ATP-binding protein, with protein MITVEHLAKAVGEDKIPVLQDIGFQLEEGELVVLLGASGSGKSTLLRCLALKEKWDRGNFRVDGMDIMKSAFAGKRKISREWAYLEQNAELNPNRTALKNVLIGQSSQTPLWRMVTGMVRSDDYMGAMDQLDLLGLLDKAKLKTSQLSGGERQRVAIARALVHGAKVILADEPVTGLDPKTAENVLETLRKLCKETGLTVITVIPIELAERYATRIWVLEDGRIKHDVKGRRLTSQERARL; from the coding sequence ATGATCACAGTTGAACATTTGGCCAAAGCAGTCGGGGAAGACAAAATTCCGGTGCTGCAGGATATTGGCTTTCAATTAGAAGAAGGCGAACTGGTAGTGCTGCTCGGAGCGAGCGGAAGCGGCAAGTCGACGCTGCTGCGCTGCCTGGCGCTTAAGGAGAAATGGGACCGGGGCAACTTCAGGGTAGATGGAATGGATATTATGAAAAGCGCCTTTGCCGGCAAACGCAAGATCAGCCGCGAATGGGCATACCTGGAACAGAATGCGGAGCTGAATCCGAACCGGACGGCGCTTAAGAACGTGCTGATTGGTCAGTCATCGCAGACTCCGCTGTGGCGGATGGTGACCGGCATGGTGCGGTCGGATGATTACATGGGCGCTATGGACCAGCTGGATTTGCTCGGCCTGCTCGACAAGGCTAAGCTAAAGACCAGCCAGCTCAGCGGGGGAGAACGCCAGCGTGTGGCCATTGCCCGCGCATTAGTGCATGGCGCCAAGGTTATACTGGCAGATGAGCCGGTCACCGGCCTTGATCCCAAAACAGCGGAGAATGTGCTGGAGACCCTGCGCAAACTGTGCAAGGAAACCGGGCTTACGGTGATTACCGTGATCCCGATTGAGCTGGCGGAGCGTTATGCGACCCGGATCTGGGTGCTCGAAGACGGAAGAATCAAACATGATGTGAAGGGCCGCAGACTGACCTCGCAGGAGCGGGCCCGGCTGTAA
- a CDS encoding sensor histidine kinase codes for MIKKGMRRQIVLHYIFVVFVALLLVEVIFLLAIRTYYYDSVYSKITTHIGTAEDFLKYEISGERSPNQLQKLLDFFEMDYTELQVLTQDGNMLISSTGFQPDRTITTSDVPEAVGGSVGRWVGRQPGTNESVMAVSKLVHINGRETYVIRYVTSMERIDSDLLNLTLVSIGIGSAVMAIVVLFSFGLANSIVKPLKNITAVSAQMAKGKFTTRIKGDYRYEIGDLASTLNYMADEIIRSNQIKDDFISSISHELRTPLTSIKGWSETLVSGGYDPEETKLGMGIISKESDRLIGLVEEILDFSKLQQNEMKLSMGRVDIKVLLQETILNIWAKAEKKRIHLLLECEETFFIKGDANRLKQVFLNLVDNAVKFSPEDSSIVLSAQRLTGSELAVIVRDSGIGISEAHLGRVRDRFFQVDALNGGTGLGLAISQQIVELHGGKLEMDSELGKGTQVTVILPMTEELPPEAPQAENLL; via the coding sequence ATGATCAAGAAGGGGATGCGCAGACAGATTGTTTTGCACTATATTTTTGTCGTCTTTGTGGCGCTTCTCCTCGTTGAGGTTATATTCCTGCTGGCGATCCGGACGTATTATTACGACAGTGTCTACAGTAAAATCACAACGCATATCGGGACGGCAGAGGATTTCCTGAAATATGAGATTTCCGGAGAGCGTTCACCCAATCAACTGCAAAAGCTGCTCGATTTCTTCGAAATGGACTATACGGAACTGCAGGTGCTGACGCAGGATGGAAATATGCTGATCAGTTCCACCGGATTTCAGCCCGACCGCACCATTACGACCAGTGATGTTCCAGAAGCGGTGGGGGGAAGTGTCGGCCGCTGGGTAGGCCGCCAGCCGGGGACGAACGAAAGTGTAATGGCCGTCTCCAAGCTGGTGCATATCAACGGGCGCGAGACATATGTTATCCGTTACGTCACCTCGATGGAAAGAATCGACAGTGATCTGCTGAACCTGACGCTGGTATCCATTGGGATTGGCTCAGCGGTTATGGCGATTGTCGTTTTGTTCAGCTTCGGTCTGGCGAATTCTATTGTCAAACCGCTGAAGAATATCACCGCTGTCTCCGCGCAGATGGCGAAGGGCAAATTCACTACCCGCATCAAAGGCGATTACCGCTACGAAATCGGTGATCTGGCTTCGACGCTGAATTATATGGCAGATGAGATTATCCGCAGCAACCAGATCAAGGATGATTTCATTTCCTCCATCTCGCATGAGCTGCGGACTCCGCTTACCAGCATCAAGGGCTGGAGCGAAACGCTCGTTTCCGGGGGATATGATCCGGAGGAAACCAAGCTGGGCATGGGGATCATCTCCAAGGAAAGTGACCGGCTGATCGGGCTGGTGGAGGAAATACTCGATTTCTCCAAACTGCAGCAGAATGAAATGAAGCTGTCCATGGGACGTGTGGATATCAAAGTGCTGCTGCAGGAGACCATTCTGAATATCTGGGCCAAAGCAGAGAAAAAACGGATTCATTTGCTGTTGGAATGTGAAGAGACGTTCTTTATCAAGGGCGATGCCAACCGGTTGAAGCAAGTGTTCCTTAATCTGGTGGACAACGCTGTGAAATTTTCTCCCGAGGATTCAAGCATCGTCCTGTCTGCACAGCGGCTGACAGGCAGTGAATTGGCGGTCATTGTGCGGGACAGCGGGATCGGCATCAGTGAGGCCCATCTCGGAAGAGTACGCGACCGCTTCTTTCAGGTGGATGCCCTGAATGGGGGGACAGGTTTGGGGCTTGCGATCTCGCAGCAAATTGTCGAGCTCCACGGGGGCAAGCTGGAAATGGACAGTGAGCTTGGCAAGGGGACGCAGGTGACCGTAATCTTGCCGATGACAGAAGAGCTTCCGCCGGAGGCTCCGCAGGCAGAGAATCTGCTCTAG
- a CDS encoding response regulator transcription factor: MSKVLILEDEESIRSFIVINLKRNGFEVLEAADGNEALHKLTTVPDIDIALLDVMVPGIDGFEVCRRIRETNERLGIIFLTAKVQEQDKVYALSVGADDHVSKPFSPTELIARIQSLLRRVNVHREQSAKVSFQSGPFTLDLISKQFKRSGEAIELTPTEFSLVQYFLEMENTPLSRDSLLDHVWGKEYMGDPKIVDVNIRRLRQKIENNPSEPEYLQTVWGHGYKWKGQGQ; encoded by the coding sequence ATGAGTAAAGTACTGATCCTGGAGGATGAAGAATCCATCCGGAGTTTTATTGTGATTAACCTCAAGCGCAACGGGTTTGAGGTGCTGGAGGCCGCAGACGGGAATGAGGCGCTGCACAAGCTGACAACCGTGCCCGATATTGACATCGCGCTGCTGGATGTAATGGTGCCGGGGATCGACGGATTTGAGGTATGCAGACGAATCAGAGAGACCAATGAGCGGCTGGGGATTATTTTTCTGACCGCGAAGGTCCAGGAGCAGGACAAAGTCTATGCACTTTCAGTAGGAGCGGATGACCATGTAAGCAAACCGTTCAGCCCTACAGAGCTGATTGCCCGCATCCAATCCCTGCTCCGCCGGGTCAATGTGCACCGCGAGCAGTCAGCCAAGGTTTCTTTTCAATCCGGGCCGTTTACGCTCGACCTGATTTCCAAGCAGTTTAAGCGCAGCGGAGAGGCGATTGAGCTGACCCCGACTGAATTTTCACTGGTGCAATATTTCCTGGAGATGGAGAACACCCCGCTCAGCCGTGATTCGCTGCTCGATCATGTCTGGGGCAAGGAATATATGGGCGATCCCAAAATAGTGGATGTTAACATCCGCCGGCTGCGGCAAAAAATTGAAAATAATCCGTCGGAGCCGGAATATCTTCAGACCGTGTGGGGCCACGGCTATAAGTGGAAAGGCCAAGGACAATGA
- the glgB gene encoding 1,4-alpha-glucan branching protein GlgB, giving the protein MANTSTTVNLPSSDDIYLFHEGTNYRSYTMLGAHIAAEEGIPGVRFTVWAPHATYVGLAGNHNGWDGTEDVDSLYKIPDSGFWSRFFPGMKAGTFYKYRIVGPDGSNFLKADPYAFQAEVRPATASIVADLDGYVWGDAAWRRRSRAPYNAPLNIYEMHFGTWRQKEDGGLYTYREMSELLIPYLVEMSYTHVEFMPLAEHPYDLSWGYQGTGYFAATSRYGEPKDLMFLIDKLHQAGIGVLLDWVPAHFAKDAHGLRMFDGTPLYEYADPMLAEKPGWGTLSFDFSKPEISSFLISNALFWFEMFHIDGMRVDAVTSMLRLDFEKKGHEFRRNANGGLENLEAIRFIQRLNKTIFHYYPKALMMAEESSAWPGVTAPVHEGGLGFNYKWNMGWMNDTLGYIEHDFGARPYHHNLLTFPICYAYSENYTLPLSHDEVVHGKKSLLDKMPGTYEQKFAGLRLLLGYHISHPGKKLLFMGGEFGQFIEWKDQEQLDWLLLDYESHRRMLAFTAALNKLYVNERALWELDHEMEGYQWIDADDSGQSIVSYIRRGKRPVDTLLIIINFQPVERHMYRVGVPRPGTYEELFSSENTEFGGSGVHNAPMKSSKKEWHNQVNSIELTIPPLSFLVLKKAGRKAVK; this is encoded by the coding sequence TTGGCCAATACATCAACAACAGTTAACCTCCCGTCATCTGATGATATTTATCTGTTCCATGAGGGCACGAATTATCGCAGCTATACGATGCTGGGCGCGCACATTGCCGCTGAAGAAGGAATACCTGGCGTACGCTTTACCGTGTGGGCTCCTCATGCGACATATGTAGGACTGGCTGGTAATCATAACGGCTGGGATGGGACCGAAGACGTGGACTCGTTATATAAGATACCCGATTCAGGATTTTGGAGTCGTTTTTTTCCGGGAATGAAAGCGGGAACTTTTTACAAATACAGGATTGTGGGCCCAGACGGCTCAAACTTTCTCAAAGCAGACCCTTATGCCTTCCAGGCAGAGGTACGTCCGGCAACGGCATCCATTGTTGCTGATCTGGACGGCTATGTGTGGGGGGATGCGGCTTGGCGGCGGCGGAGCAGGGCTCCTTATAATGCACCTTTGAACATTTATGAAATGCATTTTGGAACTTGGCGCCAAAAGGAAGATGGCGGATTATACACTTATCGGGAGATGAGTGAGCTGCTGATACCCTACCTGGTGGAAATGAGCTATACCCATGTGGAGTTCATGCCGCTTGCCGAGCATCCCTACGATTTATCCTGGGGATATCAAGGCACGGGTTATTTTGCCGCAACCAGCCGCTATGGGGAACCGAAGGATTTGATGTTTCTGATCGACAAGCTGCATCAGGCAGGAATCGGCGTGCTGCTGGACTGGGTACCGGCTCATTTTGCCAAAGATGCCCATGGTCTGAGAATGTTCGACGGAACGCCGCTGTATGAATATGCCGACCCCATGCTGGCGGAGAAGCCGGGCTGGGGAACATTGTCTTTTGATTTCAGCAAACCGGAAATTTCCTCATTTCTGATCTCAAATGCGCTGTTTTGGTTCGAGATGTTCCATATTGACGGAATGCGTGTAGATGCGGTCACCAGTATGCTCAGATTGGATTTTGAGAAAAAAGGGCATGAATTCCGCAGAAATGCCAACGGGGGTCTGGAAAATCTGGAGGCCATCCGGTTTATCCAGCGTCTCAATAAGACCATTTTTCATTATTATCCCAAAGCGTTGATGATGGCAGAGGAATCCAGTGCCTGGCCGGGGGTTACAGCTCCGGTGCATGAGGGGGGACTGGGGTTCAACTACAAATGGAACATGGGCTGGATGAATGACACATTAGGTTACATAGAACATGATTTTGGGGCAAGACCCTACCATCACAATTTGCTGACCTTTCCCATCTGTTACGCCTATTCAGAAAATTACACCCTCCCGCTGTCCCATGACGAGGTGGTGCATGGCAAGAAGTCGCTGCTGGACAAAATGCCTGGCACCTATGAGCAGAAATTCGCCGGACTTCGCCTGCTTCTGGGCTACCATATCAGCCATCCCGGCAAAAAGCTGCTGTTCATGGGAGGAGAGTTTGGCCAGTTTATCGAATGGAAGGATCAGGAACAGCTGGATTGGCTGCTGCTCGATTATGAGAGCCACCGCCGGATGCTGGCGTTCACGGCAGCGCTAAACAAGCTCTACGTGAATGAAAGAGCGCTCTGGGAGCTTGACCATGAGATGGAAGGGTACCAATGGATCGATGCCGACGACAGCGGCCAGAGCATCGTTTCCTATATCCGCAGGGGCAAAAGGCCGGTCGATACCCTGCTGATTATCATCAACTTCCAGCCGGTGGAGCGTCACATGTACCGGGTCGGAGTCCCGCGGCCGGGGACGTATGAAGAGCTGTTCAGTTCCGAAAATACGGAATTCGGCGGCTCCGGTGTGCATAATGCCCCGATGAAGAGCAGCAAAAAAGAATGGCACAACCAGGTGAACAGCATTGAACTGACCATTCCTCCGCTTAGCTTCCTGGTGCTGAAAAAAGCAGGCCGCAAGGCGGTAAAATAG
- the glgA gene encoding glycogen synthase GlgA → MKVLFAAAEAHPFVKTGGLADVIGALPKALKGVGVDVRVILPKYRGIPEKFVSQMEHVAALSVPVGWRNQYCGIERIIYDGIPVYFIDNEYYFGRDGIYGYMDDGERFSFFNRAVLECLETLDFQPDVLHCHDWHAAVIPMLLQAHYRHNPFYAEIRTVFTIHNLLYQGVFPYSVLGELLGLDDSYFLGVEYYGNVNFMKAGIVYSDHITTVSPTYSEEIRTAYYGYGLDGLLSSRADSLSGIVNGIDTKIYNPASDPQIYTRYRTNLAKKAENKIALQQELGLPVAPYIPLIAMVTRLVDSKGLDLLTRVLDELLYYDDIQFVLLGTGDEVYERWFREAQWRYPTKLSSQILFSDALSRKIYAASDLFLMPSKFEPCGIGQLLALRYGSIPVVRETGGLNDTVHSYNEETGEGNGFTFKDYNAHDMMYTLRRAVSFYHKPEHWKKVTKNAFAGDYSWNVSAQQYMDIYNRILEQS, encoded by the coding sequence ATGAAGGTTTTATTTGCTGCAGCCGAAGCTCATCCGTTCGTCAAAACAGGAGGGCTCGCCGATGTCATTGGAGCTTTGCCCAAGGCGCTGAAAGGCGTTGGTGTGGATGTGCGGGTGATTCTGCCGAAATACAGGGGAATCCCGGAGAAATTTGTTTCGCAAATGGAGCATGTTGCTGCTCTGAGTGTGCCGGTTGGCTGGCGCAACCAATATTGCGGCATTGAACGGATTATATATGACGGCATTCCCGTTTACTTTATCGATAACGAATATTATTTTGGGCGGGACGGGATTTACGGCTACATGGACGATGGAGAGCGCTTTTCGTTTTTCAACCGGGCGGTGCTGGAGTGTCTGGAGACGCTTGATTTCCAGCCGGATGTGCTGCATTGCCATGACTGGCATGCCGCAGTGATTCCGATGCTGCTGCAGGCCCATTACCGCCATAACCCGTTTTACGCTGAAATCCGGACCGTATTTACCATTCATAATCTGCTGTATCAGGGAGTATTCCCTTATTCCGTGCTTGGTGAGCTGCTGGGACTGGATGACAGCTATTTCCTGGGTGTGGAGTATTACGGCAATGTGAATTTTATGAAGGCGGGCATCGTCTACAGCGATCACATCACTACCGTCAGCCCGACCTATTCTGAAGAAATCCGTACAGCCTATTATGGCTATGGACTGGATGGTCTGCTCTCTTCACGGGCGGACAGTCTGAGCGGGATTGTTAACGGGATAGACACGAAGATTTACAACCCGGCCAGCGATCCGCAGATCTATACCCGCTACCGTACCAATCTGGCCAAAAAAGCGGAGAATAAAATTGCACTGCAGCAGGAGCTTGGACTGCCGGTGGCTCCATACATTCCGCTGATAGCGATGGTCACACGTCTCGTCGATTCCAAAGGGCTGGACCTGCTAACCCGTGTGCTGGATGAGCTGCTCTATTATGATGATATTCAATTTGTCCTGCTGGGGACCGGTGATGAAGTCTATGAACGCTGGTTCCGTGAAGCCCAGTGGCGTTACCCGACCAAGCTTTCTTCGCAGATTCTGTTCAGTGACGCGTTGTCCCGCAAAATTTATGCGGCCAGCGACCTGTTCCTCATGCCGTCCAAATTCGAGCCTTGCGGAATCGGCCAGCTCCTGGCCCTGCGTTACGGCAGCATTCCGGTCGTCCGGGAAACCGGGGGGCTGAATGATACCGTTCATTCCTACAATGAAGAAACCGGAGAGGGCAATGGCTTCACCTTTAAGGATTACAACGCCCACGACATGATGTACACGCTCCGCCGGGCGGTGTCCTTCTACCACAAGCCCGAGCACTGGAAAAAAGTGACCAAAAACGCGTTTGCCGGTGATTACAGCTGGAATGTATCGGCACAGCAGTACATGGATATCTATAACCGCATTTTGGAACAGTCATAA
- a CDS encoding glucose-1-phosphate adenylyltransferase, whose translation MSKKECIAMLLAGGEGRRLAPLTSTMAKPAVPFGGQYRIIDFPLSNCVNSNIDTVGVLTQYEADSLHNHIGEGEPWGLHTQSNKGVKLLPSGVEGRDSYTGTADAIYKNIEFIDSHHPEHVLILSADHIYHMNYRKMLDYHLSKNAKATISVMEVPWEEASRFGVMNVNDELKISEFAEKPKVPKSNLASMGIYLFEWKYLKEHLLQDAADSASSHDFGKDVIPKMLDGNEDLFAYRFNGYWRDVGTVGSLWEAHMDLLHEGNGFKLDNSRWPMYSRARRTKPVAHKPRIQLPSADSLVNDSCLLEGSLNRSVVFGGVEVGKLSLVKQSVIMPGVRIGRGVLIENAIIGEGAVIKDGAVIKGSPDNIVVVGPHEIVAAKPVIKTQPSRLLQEVYEKTGRLRAEGLPS comes from the coding sequence ATGAGTAAAAAAGAATGTATCGCCATGCTGCTGGCAGGCGGGGAAGGCCGCAGACTCGCCCCCTTGACTTCCACCATGGCTAAGCCTGCAGTCCCTTTCGGAGGACAATATAGAATCATTGACTTTCCCCTCAGCAATTGTGTAAATTCCAATATTGATACTGTAGGGGTACTGACCCAGTATGAAGCCGATTCTTTGCATAACCATATTGGCGAAGGTGAGCCATGGGGGCTCCATACTCAGTCAAACAAAGGGGTAAAGCTGCTTCCCTCCGGCGTTGAAGGCAGAGACAGCTACACAGGAACAGCCGATGCCATTTATAAAAACATTGAATTTATTGACAGCCACCACCCAGAACATGTTCTTATTCTGTCGGCGGATCATATTTACCATATGAATTACCGGAAAATGCTCGATTATCATCTCAGCAAAAATGCAAAAGCCACCATCTCTGTGATGGAAGTGCCTTGGGAGGAGGCCAGCCGTTTCGGGGTAATGAACGTGAATGATGAGCTTAAAATCTCAGAATTTGCCGAAAAACCCAAGGTTCCGAAGAGCAACCTTGCTTCTATGGGGATTTACTTATTCGAATGGAAATACCTCAAAGAGCATCTGCTGCAGGATGCAGCCGATTCAGCCTCCAGCCATGACTTTGGCAAAGATGTCATTCCAAAGATGCTGGATGGCAACGAAGATTTGTTCGCCTACCGTTTCAACGGGTATTGGCGGGATGTAGGTACGGTTGGCAGTCTGTGGGAAGCGCATATGGATCTGCTGCACGAAGGCAACGGCTTCAAGCTCGACAACTCCCGCTGGCCGATGTACAGCCGGGCCCGCCGGACAAAGCCGGTTGCGCATAAACCGCGCATACAGCTGCCTTCTGCCGACAGCCTTGTGAATGATTCCTGCCTGCTGGAGGGCAGCCTGAACCGTTCGGTCGTCTTCGGCGGGGTTGAAGTCGGCAAGCTGAGCCTGGTGAAACAAAGTGTCATTATGCCCGGAGTAAGAATCGGACGGGGCGTGCTGATTGAGAATGCCATTATAGGCGAAGGGGCTGTCATTAAGGACGGGGCCGTGATCAAGGGCAGTCCGGACAACATTGTAGTTGTCGGCCCGCATGAGATCGTTGCCGCCAAACCGGTCATTAAAACCCAGCCTTCCCGTCTGCTGCAGGAGGTCTATGAGAAAACCGGACGCCTGCGTGCGGAGGGGCTTCCTTCCTAA